One window of the Rhipicephalus microplus isolate Deutch F79 chromosome 2, USDA_Rmic, whole genome shotgun sequence genome contains the following:
- the LOC119169495 gene encoding uncharacterized protein LOC119169495: MAYYTSYIRTPSGVLKMFQILVGLVIVISLMKYNYDQQEMAYTFRLDTVLMAMTAFTFLLVSAVLLLCALLDGPMHGFSVTYRLLNVFAVFCYLLSTTGYLASEFRYGVDWHFGLSTGLLCIGNTVAYGGNTFLAYKTLLE, from the coding sequence ATGGCGTACTACACGAGCTACATCCGGACGCCCTCGGGCGTGCTCAAGATGTTCCAGATCCTGGTAGGCCTCGTGATCGTCATCAGCCTGATGAAGTACAACTACGACCAGCAGGAGATGGCCTACACTTTCCGCTTGGACACGGTGCTGATGGCAATGACGGCCTTCACTTTCCTCCTCGTCTCGGCGGTGCTGCTGCTGTGCGCACTGCTTGACGGCCCCATGCACGGCTTCAGCGTCACGTACCGCCTGCTGAATGTGTTCGCGGTGTTCTGCTACCTGCTCTCCACCACAGGTTACCTGGCATCCGAGTTCCGCTACGGCGTCGACTGGCACTTCGGCCTCTCCACGGGACTGCTCTGCATCGGCAACACGGTCGCGTACGGCGGCAACACGTTCCTCGCCTACAAGACGCTCCTGGAGTGA